One Brassica napus cultivar Da-Ae chromosome A1, Da-Ae, whole genome shotgun sequence genomic region harbors:
- the LOC106437705 gene encoding transcription termination factor MTEF18, mitochondrial-like — translation MLMLRTLKKVYKSLNMITHFTNCISFPSSLPPHQSQAPQRFDLSRVSFTVRRFQIQSSVRSDKSQIPTRFFVSPVSRGTRNQAQVALFDYLHSTRSFTFTDAEHISKNSPRFLSFLLSKIDDNERDVSRALSKYLRYNPINEFEPFFESLGMCPSEFEQFLPQRLMFLSDDGVMFENFHALCNYGVPRGKIGRVYKEAREVFRYESGVLVAKLRAYEDLGLRKGTVIKLVSSCPLLLVGGVDGEFASVVDKLKRLPVGCDWLGRDLSDSKTYSWGRILETMEFLERMGCKEEKLSSLLRTYPALVIEGSGKKFCVLFGGLFKLGLHVEEIYSLFIDNPEMLSDKCVKNIRKTVDFLIGIRMETHFIRKILLSHTERIGSCSLQAPRTVCVSLNVSQEELCQMLKNEPLRLFSFVTTTKKRKSKLLSEDARKHAEKTAFLMRLGYLENSDEMVKALKQFRGRGDQLQERFDCLVKAGLNHNTVAEIIRHAPIVLNLSKDVIEKKIHSLTELLGYPIESLVSFPAYLCYDMQRIHQRFSMYMWLRERDAARPMLSPSTILTCGDARFVKYFVNVHPEGPAVWESINQSST, via the coding sequence ATGTTAATGCTCAGAACTCTCAAAAAGGTTTATAAATCGTTGAATATGATTACCCATTTCACCAATTGCATATCTTTCCCCTCctctcttcctcctcatcaGAGCCAAGCTCCTCAAAGGTTCGACCTTTCTCGCGTTTCGTTCACAGTTCGGCGTTTCCAGATTCAGAGCTCTGTCCGTAGTGATAAGTCGCAGATACCCACTCGGTTTTTCGTTAGTCCGGTTTCGAGGGGAACTAGGAACCAGGCTCAAGTAGCTCTCTTTGATTACTTGCATAGCACTAGAAGCTTTACTTTCACTGATGCAGAGCATATAAGCAAGAACTCGCCGCGTTTTCTGAGCTTTTTGCTGTCCAAGATCGATGATAACGAGAGAGATGTCTCCAGGGCGTTGAGTAAGTACCTTAGGTACAATCCCATTAACGAGTTCGAACCCTTTTTCGAGAGTTTGGGGATGTGCCCATCTGAGTTTGAGCAGTTTCTTCCTCAAAGGCTAATGTTTTTGAGTGATGATGGTGTCATGTTTGAGAATTTTCATGCACTTTGCAACTACGGGGTCCCTCGTGGGAAGATTGGCCGTGTGTATAAAGAAGCTAGAGAGGTTTTTAGATATGAGTCTGGGGTGTTGGTGGCTAAACTCAGGGCGTATGAGGATTTGGGTCTTAGAAAAGGTACAGTTATCAAGTTGGTTAGTAGCTGTCCTTTGCTGCTTGTTGGTGGGGTTGATGGTGAGTTTGCTTCCGTGGTTGATAAGTTGAAGAGGTTACCGGTGGGATGTGATTGGCTCGGGAGAGACTTGTCTGACAGTAAAACGTATAGCTGGGGGAGGATTCTGGAGACGATGGAGTTTCTCGAGAGAATGGGATGTAAAGAGGAGAAGCTGAGTAGTCTTTTGAGAACTTATCCAGCTCTGGTGATTGAAGGCTCTGGTAAGAAGTTCTGTGTTCTGTTTGGTGGGTTGTTTAAATTGGGGCTTCACGTGGAAGAGATCTATAGTCTGTTTATAGACAACCCTGAGATGTTATCAGACAAATGCGTTAAGAACATTAGGAAGACGGTTGATTTCTTGATCGGTATTAGAATGGAAACGCATTTTATCAGGAAGATTCTGTTGAGTCACACGGAGCGTATTGGTTCATGCTCTCTGCAAGCGCCTAGGACCGTTTGTGTTAGTTTGAACGTTAGCCAGGAGGAGCTATGTCAGATGTTAAAGAACGAGCCTCTGAGATTGTTCAGCTTTGTGACTAcaacaaagaagagaaaaagcaaACTTCTTTCGGAGGATGCGAGGAAACACGCGGAGAAGACTGCGTTTTTGATGAGGCTAGGGTATTTAGAGAACTCGGACGAGATGGTGAAGGCTCTGAAACAGTTCCGAGGGAGGGGTGATCAGCTGCAGGAGAGGTTTGATTGCCTCGTGAAAGCGGGGTTAAACCACAATACGGTTGCGGAGATCATCAGGCACGCTCCGATTGTGCTTAACCTCTCTAAAGATGTCATTGAGAAGAAGATACATTCTTTAACCGAGCTTCTTGGCTATCCAATTGAATCTCTGGTGAGTTTCCCGGCGTATTTGTGCTATGATATGCAGAGAATACATCAGAGATTCTCAATGTATATGTGGTTGAGGGAAAGAGATGCAGCAAGGCCGATGCTATCACCGAGTACTATTCTTACTTGCGGTGATGCTAGGTTTGTCAAGTATTTCGTCAATGTCCACCCTGAAGGTCCAGCCGTTTGGGAAAGTATAAACCAATCATCTACCTGA